One window of the Glycocaulis alkaliphilus genome contains the following:
- a CDS encoding polyhydroxyalkanoate depolymerase, which translates to MLYTFMEMTRAAMLPWRTAANVARSSLRSPLNPMGDTLAGRTAAAAADVFESLTRYYGKPEWGIEQTEVNGAPVGIEVETVWRKPFCNLVHFARDRAALAAARKVKESALNDPRLLLVAPMSGHYATLLRGTVEAFLPTHEVYITDWADARMVPMMEGRFGLGDYADYVREMITVIGPGAHVAAVCQPGPPVLAALSLMAQDKDPARPATMTFMGSPIDARKSPTVPNKLAEERPFEWFRDNLIHTVPTVYPGALRRVYPGFLQLTGFINMNYERHVDAHYDYFANLVKGDGDSTDKHRQFYDEYLSVMDLTEEFYLETIADVFQAHALPQGNFEVKGRRVDPSAITDIALLTVEGENDDISGIGQTQAAHTLCSGLPKTLREDYIQPDVGHYGVFNGRRFREEIVPRMNAFMERHARRGKAKAS; encoded by the coding sequence ATGCTTTACACCTTCATGGAAATGACCCGCGCTGCCATGCTGCCCTGGCGCACTGCGGCCAATGTGGCCCGCTCCTCGCTGCGTTCGCCGCTAAACCCGATGGGCGACACGCTGGCCGGGCGCACCGCTGCTGCTGCCGCGGACGTGTTTGAAAGCCTGACGCGCTATTACGGCAAGCCGGAATGGGGCATTGAGCAAACCGAAGTCAACGGCGCGCCGGTTGGCATCGAGGTGGAAACCGTCTGGCGCAAGCCGTTCTGCAATCTGGTGCATTTTGCCCGCGACCGGGCCGCGCTCGCCGCCGCGCGCAAGGTCAAAGAGTCCGCGCTCAACGATCCCAGGCTTCTGCTGGTCGCGCCCATGTCCGGCCATTACGCCACCCTGCTGCGCGGTACGGTAGAGGCCTTCCTGCCGACCCATGAAGTCTACATCACCGACTGGGCCGATGCGCGCATGGTACCGATGATGGAAGGCCGGTTCGGGCTGGGCGACTACGCCGACTATGTCCGCGAGATGATTACCGTGATCGGCCCCGGTGCTCACGTGGCGGCCGTCTGCCAGCCCGGCCCGCCCGTACTGGCGGCCCTGTCACTGATGGCGCAGGACAAGGATCCGGCGCGTCCCGCCACGATGACCTTCATGGGCTCACCCATTGATGCGCGCAAAAGCCCCACCGTGCCCAACAAGCTGGCTGAAGAACGCCCGTTTGAATGGTTCCGTGACAATCTGATCCACACCGTGCCGACCGTGTATCCGGGCGCGCTGCGCCGGGTCTATCCGGGCTTTTTGCAGCTTACCGGCTTCATCAACATGAACTATGAGCGCCATGTCGACGCCCATTACGACTATTTCGCCAATCTGGTGAAAGGCGATGGCGACAGCACCGACAAGCACCGCCAGTTCTATGATGAATATCTCTCGGTCATGGACCTGACCGAGGAATTCTACCTCGAAACCATCGCCGACGTGTTCCAGGCCCACGCCTTGCCGCAAGGCAATTTCGAGGTGAAGGGCCGGCGGGTCGACCCGTCAGCCATAACCGACATCGCGCTTCTCACCGTCGAGGGTGAGAATGACGATATTTCCGGTATCGGCCAGACGCAGGCGGCTCACACACTCTGTTCGGGCCTGCCCAAAACCCTGCGCGAGGACTATATCCAGCCCGATGTCGGCCATTACGGCGTGTTCAACGGGCGGCGCTTCCGCGAGGAGATCGTCCCGCGCATGAACGCCTTCATGGAGCGCCACGCCCGCCGGGGCAAAGCCAAGGCGTCCTGA
- a CDS encoding invasion associated locus B family protein has product MRLALASAAFCAFALCAPSLAQAPDFQGQHNDWRVFTRGSGAERICYAVTRPTDSRPGTVDHGDVYFFVSSWANGAAREQPSFLAGYELRADNPPRATVGSDRVSMYVDEREGFVEEPREEARLVDAMRRGATMRIEAVSARGTNTAYTFSLSGVTAALRQASELCR; this is encoded by the coding sequence ATGCGCCTCGCCCTTGCCTCCGCCGCCTTTTGTGCCTTTGCCCTTTGTGCGCCGTCCCTTGCCCAGGCACCTGACTTTCAGGGCCAGCACAATGACTGGCGCGTCTTCACCCGCGGAAGCGGGGCAGAACGCATCTGCTATGCGGTCACCCGCCCCACCGATTCGCGGCCTGGCACGGTCGATCATGGCGATGTGTATTTCTTCGTGTCCAGCTGGGCGAACGGGGCCGCGCGCGAGCAGCCAAGCTTTCTGGCCGGCTATGAGCTGCGCGCCGACAATCCGCCGCGCGCCACTGTCGGCTCTGACCGGGTGAGCATGTATGTCGATGAGCGTGAAGGCTTTGTCGAAGAACCCCGCGAAGAGGCCCGGCTGGTCGATGCCATGCGGCGCGGCGCCACCATGCGGATCGAGGCGGTGTCCGCGCGCGGCACCAACACGGCCTACACCTTCTCGCTGTCAGGCGTGACGGCTGCGCTCAGGCAGGCCAGCGAGCTGTGCCGCTAG
- a CDS encoding sigma-70 family RNA polymerase sigma factor — MADFKIRTDVPQGRETLDALVEETARQNRAAFATLFNFFAPRVKSYLLRLNADDALAEEIAQEVMLTVWRKAHQFDRTQASASTWIFRIARNKRIDIARRASKPALDPDEPSLLPEPEIAPDEATHASARDLRVQAALKDLPAEQLSLLQLAFFDGLSHSEIAERLALPLGTVKSRLRLAFDKLRKHLDPDDL; from the coding sequence TTGGCGGACTTCAAGATCAGGACTGACGTCCCGCAAGGGCGCGAGACGCTTGACGCGCTTGTGGAGGAAACCGCCCGGCAGAACCGCGCGGCGTTCGCAACCCTGTTCAATTTCTTTGCGCCACGCGTGAAATCCTATCTTTTGCGGCTGAATGCCGACGATGCGCTCGCCGAGGAAATTGCCCAGGAGGTCATGCTGACCGTCTGGCGCAAGGCCCATCAGTTTGACCGGACGCAGGCTTCGGCCTCCACCTGGATATTCCGCATAGCGCGCAACAAGCGCATCGACATAGCCCGCCGCGCGTCAAAACCGGCGCTCGACCCGGACGAGCCCTCTCTGCTGCCGGAGCCTGAAATCGCCCCTGATGAGGCGACCCATGCCAGCGCACGCGATCTGCGCGTGCAGGCGGCGCTGAAAGATTTGCCGGCCGAGCAGCTATCGCTTTTGCAGCTCGCCTTTTTTGACGGTCTTTCCCATAGCGAGATTGCCGAACGGCTGGCCCTGCCGCTGGGAACCGTGAAGTCGCGGCTGCGCCTCGCGTTCGACAAGTTGCGAAAACATCTCGACCCCGACGATCTCTAG
- a CDS encoding ChrR family anti-sigma-E factor, which translates to MTLQSLGDEIFSAYASGALSGPMRLLLDTQAALDPQVLELCNDAERIAGVLLTAMAPAPLRPGAMDDLFAILDTEAAAAGEAGPSQMVNHDSARKAAKLASQSLDELLALPEPVRDLALEAAGNWQFAGPGVRIMELMREDGGKAELIRLEPGHGVPRHTHDCKEFTLVLCGAFHDGLARYGKGDLSVADPDIEHKPVAEAGEVCIALAVTDGPLAFTGPLGWVQRVLGGMN; encoded by the coding sequence ATGACCCTCCAGAGCCTCGGTGACGAAATTTTCTCCGCCTACGCTTCAGGCGCCCTGTCCGGTCCGATGCGCCTGCTGCTTGATACGCAAGCCGCGCTGGACCCGCAGGTCCTTGAACTGTGCAACGATGCCGAGCGGATTGCAGGCGTGCTTCTGACCGCGATGGCGCCTGCTCCGCTGCGCCCGGGCGCCATGGACGATCTCTTTGCCATCCTCGACACCGAAGCGGCCGCTGCCGGTGAGGCCGGTCCGTCGCAAATGGTCAATCACGATTCCGCCCGCAAGGCGGCGAAACTCGCCAGCCAGTCGCTTGATGAGCTTCTGGCCCTGCCTGAGCCAGTGCGCGATCTGGCGCTGGAAGCGGCTGGCAACTGGCAGTTTGCGGGCCCCGGCGTGCGCATCATGGAGCTGATGCGCGAGGACGGTGGCAAGGCCGAGCTGATCCGGCTGGAGCCAGGCCATGGCGTGCCGCGCCACACCCATGACTGCAAGGAGTTTACCCTGGTGCTGTGCGGCGCCTTCCATGACGGGCTTGCCCGCTATGGCAAGGGCGATCTGAGCGTTGCTGACCCGGACATCGAGCACAAGCCGGTAGCAGAAGCAGGCGAGGTCTGCATTGCGCTGGCCGTCACTGATGGCCCGCTGGCCTTCACCGGCCCTCTGGGCTGGGTGCAGCGCGTGCTCGGCGGGATGAATTAG
- a CDS encoding FAD-dependent monooxygenase yields MTGKLLFDGDVVVSGGGLAGLTLALALHRAGVKVAVIDALPLDTQADIAFDGRASALAYTSWRMLEQIGVAKHLKGQAQRIEDILVVDGRPLDGLKPGGPGVDNLHFDRREIHPREEGEPLGYMVENRHTRIAAAKCAHETGLPVFAPRRALSMQAHSGHGVLELDGGDTLQASLIVACDGKMSRLREGAGIRSLGRRYGQSAIVLTVEHELPHEGVAYEYFMPGGPFAILPLTGNRSSLVWTEKDAPARAIAALDPQGFQEALEARFGDFLGEVKPVSQVHVYPLGLMLAERFTAERLALAGDAARTIHPIAGQGFNLGIRDAAALCEVIVDALRAGLDPGSQAALTRYERWRKTDSAALALGTDAFNLLFSNDNTALRHARGLGLSLTNAIPVARRFFMRTAGGETGDLPRLLKGEALSL; encoded by the coding sequence ATGACAGGCAAACTCCTCTTTGACGGCGATGTAGTGGTGTCCGGCGGCGGGCTGGCCGGGCTGACCCTCGCGCTCGCCCTGCACCGCGCGGGCGTGAAAGTGGCGGTAATCGACGCGCTTCCCCTGGATACACAGGCCGATATCGCCTTTGACGGGCGCGCGTCTGCGCTCGCCTATACCTCCTGGCGCATGCTGGAACAGATTGGCGTGGCCAAGCATCTCAAAGGCCAGGCCCAGCGCATCGAGGATATTCTGGTCGTGGACGGGCGTCCGCTCGACGGGCTGAAGCCCGGCGGCCCCGGCGTCGACAACCTGCATTTCGACCGGCGTGAAATCCATCCGCGCGAAGAGGGCGAACCGCTGGGATACATGGTGGAGAACCGCCATACCCGCATCGCGGCGGCAAAATGCGCCCATGAGACGGGCCTGCCGGTCTTCGCGCCGCGCCGCGCCCTCTCCATGCAGGCACATTCCGGTCATGGCGTGCTGGAGCTTGATGGCGGCGACACGCTCCAGGCGAGCCTGATCGTGGCCTGCGATGGCAAGATGTCACGCCTGCGCGAGGGGGCCGGTATCCGCTCCCTCGGACGCCGGTACGGCCAGTCGGCCATCGTGCTGACCGTAGAGCATGAACTGCCCCATGAGGGTGTGGCGTATGAATATTTCATGCCGGGCGGGCCGTTCGCCATCCTGCCCCTGACCGGCAACCGTTCCAGCCTTGTCTGGACCGAGAAGGACGCGCCCGCGCGCGCCATTGCCGCGCTTGACCCGCAAGGCTTTCAGGAAGCGCTCGAAGCGCGCTTCGGTGATTTTCTGGGCGAAGTGAAGCCGGTGAGCCAGGTGCATGTCTATCCGCTGGGCCTGATGCTGGCCGAACGCTTCACAGCAGAGCGTCTGGCGCTGGCGGGCGATGCGGCGCGCACCATCCACCCCATTGCCGGGCAGGGCTTCAATCTGGGCATTCGCGACGCGGCAGCCCTGTGCGAAGTGATCGTCGATGCCCTGCGCGCCGGGCTCGATCCGGGATCGCAGGCTGCGCTGACCCGCTATGAGCGCTGGCGCAAGACGGATTCAGCCGCCCTTGCGCTCGGCACTGATGCTTTCAACCTGCTCTTTTCCAACGACAATACGGCGCTGCGTCATGCGCGCGGGCTGGGGCTGTCCCTGACCAATGCCATTCCCGTGGCGCGCCGCTTCTTCATGCGCACGGCCGGCGGGGAGACCGGCGATCTGCCGCGCCTGCTCAAGGGTGAAGCGCTCTCGCTCTGA
- a CDS encoding DUF1150 family protein — MAPEEFEQGESGVPATVYVREIAAADVFEQVQPGNAIEIDGVTLEPDQQLYAIHDEDGRRVGLFADRDAAFAAARWHGAAPVSVH; from the coding sequence ATGGCTCCTGAAGAGTTTGAACAAGGCGAGTCGGGTGTGCCTGCCACCGTCTATGTACGCGAAATCGCGGCCGCAGACGTGTTCGAGCAGGTCCAGCCTGGCAATGCGATTGAAATTGATGGCGTGACGCTGGAACCCGATCAGCAGTTATACGCTATACATGATGAAGACGGGCGCCGTGTCGGCCTGTTTGCCGATCGCGATGCGGCTTTTGCCGCTGCGCGCTGGCATGGTGCGGCTCCCGTAAGCGTGCATTAG
- a CDS encoding LVIVD repeat-containing protein, producing MKHLLKCTAALGVLSLAIGTAQAQVNTVGEDERSHLAGGLFDAESASWNMVLEHNVPPIDAFFDERALFAPAQFMAAMRAAREAEERGEDAAPPAFTPLALANTDFAFQGDHVIMGNYHGFLIYNVAGDAPELVTAVVCPGGQGDVSVYGDLLFLSVEHNRARLDCGSEAAEGEVNPDRFRGIRIFDISDITAPRQIAAVQTCRGSHTHTLLPDPNDENILYVYNSGTQPVRSGDELEFCSDGQPGENPETSLYSIDIIRVPLDAPETAELIDSPRIFADRETGEIAGLWQGGQLGIASQRTSQTNHCHDITVYPELGIAGGACSGNGILLDITDPANPSRISELFDPDMAYWHSATFNNEGDVVVFTDEWGGGTAPRCRAEDPANWGANLIATIEGNVLRGQTFYKLPSTQGSSENCVAHNGSLVPVPGRDIMVQSWYQGGISVMDFTDPRNPFEIAYFDRGPVDPDNLVVAGYWSSYWYNGRIYASEIARGLDVLRLEAGEHLSGAELAAAEAVIEAEVNPQTQTRIVWEDSAVVAQAYLDQLARGEAVEAGLLERAGTEVSRWADGRMNRGNLRRLSRDLASAAAETEGRDGARLTALGELLGRVAG from the coding sequence ATGAAACATTTGCTCAAATGCACTGCCGCGCTTGGCGTCCTGTCGCTCGCTATCGGTACGGCGCAGGCCCAGGTGAACACGGTGGGCGAGGATGAGCGCTCCCATCTGGCGGGCGGGCTTTTCGATGCGGAAAGCGCCAGCTGGAACATGGTGCTGGAGCATAATGTTCCGCCCATCGACGCCTTCTTTGACGAGCGCGCCCTGTTTGCGCCGGCCCAGTTCATGGCCGCCATGCGCGCTGCGCGCGAGGCCGAGGAACGCGGTGAGGACGCCGCCCCGCCCGCCTTCACGCCGCTGGCTCTGGCCAATACCGATTTTGCCTTCCAGGGCGATCACGTCATCATGGGCAATTATCACGGCTTCCTGATCTACAACGTGGCCGGGGACGCGCCTGAGCTGGTGACGGCGGTCGTGTGTCCGGGCGGACAGGGCGATGTGTCGGTCTATGGCGATCTGCTTTTCCTGTCGGTGGAGCATAACCGGGCCCGGCTTGATTGCGGCTCTGAGGCCGCTGAAGGCGAGGTCAATCCGGACCGTTTCCGCGGCATCCGCATTTTTGACATTTCCGACATCACCGCCCCGCGCCAGATCGCTGCCGTGCAGACCTGCCGGGGTTCGCACACGCACACCCTGCTGCCCGATCCGAACGATGAGAATATTCTTTATGTCTACAATTCGGGCACGCAGCCGGTGCGTTCAGGCGATGAGCTGGAATTCTGCTCTGACGGGCAGCCCGGCGAAAACCCGGAGACCTCCCTCTACTCGATCGACATTATCCGCGTGCCGCTTGATGCGCCGGAAACGGCAGAGCTGATCGACAGTCCGCGCATCTTTGCCGACCGCGAAACCGGCGAGATTGCCGGCCTCTGGCAGGGCGGCCAGCTGGGCATTGCCAGCCAGCGCACCTCCCAGACCAATCACTGCCACGACATCACGGTCTACCCGGAGCTTGGCATTGCCGGCGGCGCGTGCAGCGGTAACGGCATATTGCTGGACATCACCGACCCCGCCAATCCGTCGCGCATTTCCGAGCTCTTTGACCCGGACATGGCCTACTGGCACTCGGCCACCTTCAACAATGAAGGTGATGTGGTCGTCTTCACCGATGAGTGGGGCGGCGGCACGGCGCCGCGCTGCCGGGCAGAAGACCCGGCCAACTGGGGTGCCAACCTGATTGCCACGATCGAGGGCAATGTGCTGCGCGGCCAGACCTTCTACAAGCTGCCCTCCACGCAAGGCTCCAGCGAGAACTGCGTGGCGCATAATGGCTCTCTGGTGCCGGTGCCGGGCCGCGATATCATGGTGCAGTCCTGGTATCAGGGCGGCATCTCGGTGATGGACTTCACCGATCCGCGCAATCCTTTCGAGATCGCCTATTTTGACCGCGGGCCGGTGGATCCGGACAATCTGGTCGTCGCCGGTTACTGGTCGTCCTACTGGTATAATGGCCGCATCTACGCCAGCGAGATCGCGCGCGGGCTTGATGTGCTGCGCCTAGAGGCGGGCGAGCATCTCTCCGGAGCGGAACTCGCCGCCGCCGAGGCGGTGATCGAGGCTGAGGTCAACCCGCAGACCCAGACCCGCATCGTGTGGGAAGACAGCGCAGTGGTGGCGCAGGCCTATCTGGATCAGCTCGCGCGCGGCGAGGCCGTTGAGGCAGGCCTTCTGGAGCGCGCAGGCACCGAGGTTTCCCGCTGGGCTGATGGCCGCATGAACCGGGGCAATCTGCGCCGGCTGTCGCGTGATCTGGCATCTGCCGCCGCTGAGACCGAGGGCCGTGATGGCGCACGCCTGACGGCGCTGGGCGAGCTTCTGGGCCGCGTCGCGGGCTAG